In Deltaproteobacteria bacterium, the following are encoded in one genomic region:
- a CDS encoding aspartate 1-decarboxylase, whose protein sequence is MLRKILQSKIHRVTVTDANLEYEGSITIDGLLLEAAGILPYEHLRIANLTNGERFETYVIPGEAGSGTICVNGAAAHKAGKGDLVIIFQYAYLAEGELASHVPKIVHVDAENRIVYKGQ, encoded by the coding sequence ATGTTGCGGAAAATCCTGCAATCAAAGATTCATCGAGTCACGGTGACGGATGCGAATCTCGAATACGAAGGGAGCATCACGATAGATGGTTTGCTTTTGGAGGCGGCGGGGATTCTTCCTTATGAACATCTCCGGATTGCAAACCTGACTAACGGTGAACGCTTCGAGACCTATGTGATTCCCGGTGAAGCGGGAAGCGGGACGATCTGCGTCAATGGGGCTGCGGCCCACAAGGCGGGGAAGGGCGACCTGGTGATCATCTTCCAGTATGCCTATCTTGCTGAGGGGGAACTTGCTTCCCATGTGCCGAAGATCGTCCATGTAGATGCAGAGAACCGCATCGTTTATAAGGGGCAATGA
- the gatC gene encoding Asp-tRNA(Asn)/Glu-tRNA(Gln) amidotransferase subunit GatC yields the protein MKISRKEVEHVADLARLELSSVEIGRFTGQMDAILSYIDKLNELDTADVEPTSHVIRVGNVIREDRVCDSIPQAETLSNAPKSGKGFFKVPKII from the coding sequence ATGAAAATCAGCAGAAAAGAAGTAGAGCATGTAGCCGATCTGGCAAGGCTCGAGCTCTCTTCCGTAGAGATTGGCCGGTTTACGGGGCAGATGGATGCCATCCTTTCCTATATAGACAAGCTGAACGAACTCGATACCGCTGATGTGGAACCGACCTCCCATGTGATCCGGGTGGGAAATGTTATCCGGGAGGATCGGGTCTGCGATTCCATTCCGCAGGCGGAAACCTTGAGCAATGCTCCGAAAAGCGGGAAAGGTTTCTTCAAGGTACCGAAGATTATTTAA
- a CDS encoding DUF4388 domain-containing protein: MTEDVMLNGTFQEKSFPALLAEIRKSGKTGILVAQKGKIVKRSFFLNGEPIASRSNIKKELLGEILCKRGKISRAQLDEVILESRKDSGDNFGQIITRKGILSQDELYANTKYQFISILFSLFAWEEGTYSFEEREAAGLVPPGLPRFHVKFSKLISEGVRQIRKEGLIDRILGRTDQVLKPTELSYRSEELSFQGADREVLEVLVDGITVQEVIDSVSLDPELTKKILYTLYNLGVVRLQVPVEPEKKEKAEEEKKETARQEAVSGEETQEEIPELDQASLASVMDDLMPEAAEGEESLEEGEAAETELPPDELDEELLPPQDEMEEEEAAEEVTELIDAAVDEAVGEAVDEPEAPAPDEEEVAAEPEAPAGDEEEAAAEEGLREEMEGEDEAVLVTSAADNDAGLEAEETTMQEDPEKAEEEEISDEAFAGEEETAAEGGEPQEEVLTPDQEAVLEEAVEKEAEGEATEVEDMSREEGSLPAGGPEKKKKKWPLLVGIPVVVLILLFGAMALFYAKKAKEIRTEKSAVAVPPEEQVETKTPEEIIHELAKNETTAGEAIPVPPEKAKSPAKSAPSASEKVVPEKQAVAVIPPVQEPPVDKTMPVKEASSPPSKPAPVKETPSGITADEEVPPPVSAMREPWENAYDAGLASFHDGNLESAFSNWSDVIRNAPNDAYSIQIELTSYLSYAARDIRASGPEEKVFIVESSLNKKPVYKVLCGIYSDKAAAEKAFRNLTPYLKAQNPYIIPVNRLKSRLEDFTS; this comes from the coding sequence ATGACTGAAGACGTCATGCTGAACGGAACGTTTCAGGAAAAGTCCTTTCCCGCCCTTCTGGCGGAGATCCGCAAGTCTGGGAAAACGGGCATTCTGGTCGCCCAGAAAGGGAAGATCGTCAAGCGCTCCTTCTTCCTGAACGGTGAGCCGATCGCCTCCCGTTCGAATATCAAGAAGGAACTCTTGGGAGAGATTCTCTGTAAACGGGGAAAGATTTCCCGTGCCCAGCTTGATGAAGTCATCCTCGAGTCCCGGAAGGACAGCGGCGACAATTTCGGTCAGATCATCACCCGCAAAGGGATTCTCTCCCAGGATGAACTCTACGCCAACACCAAATACCAGTTCATCTCGATCCTCTTTTCTCTCTTCGCCTGGGAGGAGGGGACCTATTCTTTTGAAGAGAGGGAGGCCGCCGGTCTGGTGCCGCCCGGACTTCCCCGTTTCCATGTGAAATTTTCCAAGCTGATTTCGGAAGGGGTCCGCCAGATCCGGAAAGAAGGGCTGATCGACCGGATTCTCGGCAGAACCGATCAGGTGCTGAAACCGACGGAACTCAGCTATCGTTCCGAGGAACTGAGCTTTCAGGGAGCAGACCGGGAGGTTTTAGAGGTCCTGGTTGATGGGATAACGGTGCAGGAGGTGATCGATTCCGTTTCACTCGATCCGGAGTTGACGAAAAAGATCCTCTATACCCTTTATAATCTCGGTGTTGTCCGTCTGCAGGTTCCGGTGGAGCCGGAAAAGAAAGAAAAGGCGGAAGAGGAAAAGAAAGAGACGGCACGGCAGGAGGCCGTGTCCGGGGAAGAGACGCAGGAAGAGATCCCGGAACTGGATCAGGCCTCCCTTGCTTCGGTCATGGATGATCTCATGCCGGAAGCTGCGGAGGGGGAAGAGTCCCTTGAGGAAGGAGAGGCTGCGGAAACGGAGCTGCCGCCGGATGAGCTGGATGAGGAACTCCTTCCCCCTCAGGATGAGATGGAGGAGGAAGAGGCAGCGGAGGAGGTAACGGAGTTGATCGATGCCGCCGTGGATGAAGCGGTCGGGGAGGCGGTTGACGAACCGGAAGCGCCTGCCCCGGATGAAGAAGAGGTCGCAGCCGAACCGGAAGCGCCTGCCGGCGATGAAGAAGAGGCCGCAGCAGAGGAGGGGCTTCGAGAGGAAATGGAAGGGGAAGACGAAGCGGTGCTCGTAACATCTGCGGCGGATAACGACGCGGGGCTGGAAGCGGAAGAAACGACTATGCAGGAGGATCCTGAAAAGGCGGAGGAAGAAGAAATCTCTGACGAAGCGTTTGCCGGGGAAGAAGAAACCGCGGCTGAAGGAGGAGAGCCTCAGGAGGAAGTCCTGACTCCGGACCAGGAAGCGGTTCTGGAAGAGGCCGTGGAAAAGGAGGCGGAAGGGGAAGCGACGGAGGTGGAGGATATGTCCCGGGAGGAAGGATCCCTTCCGGCAGGTGGACCGGAAAAGAAAAAGAAGAAATGGCCGCTCCTGGTCGGGATTCCTGTTGTTGTACTCATTCTTCTGTTCGGTGCCATGGCCCTTTTCTATGCAAAGAAGGCAAAGGAGATCCGGACGGAAAAATCAGCGGTTGCGGTTCCCCCCGAGGAGCAGGTCGAGACGAAGACACCGGAAGAGATCATCCACGAACTGGCAAAGAACGAAACGACCGCCGGAGAGGCGATTCCGGTTCCCCCGGAAAAAGCAAAGTCTCCTGCGAAATCCGCTCCGTCTGCGTCTGAGAAGGTCGTTCCGGAGAAGCAGGCCGTTGCCGTCATTCCTCCCGTGCAGGAGCCTCCTGTTGACAAAACCATGCCGGTGAAAGAGGCTTCTTCTCCTCCTTCCAAGCCTGCACCTGTAAAGGAGACCCCTTCCGGGATTACTGCGGACGAAGAGGTTCCTCCACCGGTGTCCGCCATGAGAGAGCCCTGGGAGAATGCCTATGATGCGGGTCTGGCCAGTTTTCATGACGGGAATCTGGAATCGGCTTTTTCCAACTGGTCCGATGTGATCCGGAACGCTCCGAACGATGCCTATTCCATTCAGATCGAGCTGACCTCCTATCTGAGTTATGCCGCACGAGACATCCGTGCGTCCGGACCGGAGGAGAAGGTCTTCATTGTGGAAAGCAGTCTGAACAAGAAACCGGTCTACAAGGTCCTCTGCGGAATTTATTCCGACAAGGCCGCTGCCGAAAAGGCCTTCCGCAATTTGACTCCCTATCTCAAGGCCCAGAATCCTTACATAATTCCGGTGAACCGCCTCAAGTCAAGACTGGAGGATTTCACTTCCTGA
- a CDS encoding ABC transporter ATP-binding protein produces MIEVEQIAFSYGDRTVLEDLSFRVEEKEKVVLLGVNGSGKSTLLKILDGLLFPERGRVTYRGDPLTRKLLRRKGFNRRFRSEVVLLFQNPDMMIFNPTVFDEIAFGPRQLGMEDIEDRVRHWADRLGLSRYLDRPPFNLSGGEKQKVCLASLLAVEPATLLLDEPTSSLDPRSTGRLIDFLSELDLTTLITTHNLSLAQELGTRCLILSEEHRLIYDGELAPFLNDMEKLIEANLVHSHRHAHGPVDHEHFHLHQWD; encoded by the coding sequence ATGATTGAGGTCGAACAGATTGCATTTTCATACGGCGACCGGACAGTCCTTGAGGATCTCTCCTTCCGCGTGGAGGAGAAGGAAAAGGTCGTCCTCCTCGGTGTCAACGGGAGCGGAAAGTCAACCCTGCTGAAGATCCTGGACGGCCTGCTCTTCCCGGAACGGGGGAGGGTCACCTATCGCGGCGATCCGCTTACCCGGAAGCTCCTGCGCCGGAAGGGGTTCAACCGCCGGTTCCGCTCTGAAGTGGTCCTCCTCTTCCAGAATCCGGACATGATGATCTTCAACCCCACGGTCTTCGACGAGATCGCCTTCGGACCGCGGCAGCTCGGGATGGAGGACATAGAGGATCGGGTCCGGCACTGGGCGGACCGGCTCGGACTCTCCCGCTACCTGGATCGCCCCCCCTTTAACCTGAGCGGCGGGGAGAAGCAGAAGGTCTGTCTGGCCTCGCTCCTTGCCGTGGAACCTGCGACCCTCCTTCTCGATGAACCGACCTCGAGTCTCGATCCGAGATCGACCGGCCGGCTCATCGATTTCCTGTCGGAGCTTGATCTGACCACCCTGATCACCACGCATAACTTGAGCCTCGCCCAGGAACTCGGCACACGATGCCTGATCCTCTCCGAGGAACACAGGCTCATATACGACGGAGAACTCGCTCCGTTCCTCAACGATATGGAGAAGCTGATCGAGGCGAACCTCGTTCATTCCCACCGTCACGCTCACGGTCCGGTCGATCACGAACACTTCCATCTCCACCAGTGGGACTGA
- the cbiM gene encoding cobalt transporter CbiM produces the protein MHIPDGYLSPVTYLPAYAVAVPLWVHAFRRVRRLLNEETLPFISALTALSFMIMMLNIPIPGGTSGHAIGTAVIAILFGPWTGFLSVSLVLLIQALLFGDGGITSFPINALTMGCIAAFTAAWLYPFLEKRIRRSVAAFLSGWSSIVLASVGIALALGIQPVIAADSAGKPLFFPFPISVTVPALVGAHMLFFGVAEGIFTVLVLNFVRRIRPEGFPVEVRDEEE, from the coding sequence ATGCACATTCCGGACGGGTATCTCTCACCTGTGACCTATCTGCCGGCATACGCTGTCGCGGTGCCGCTGTGGGTCCATGCCTTCCGGCGGGTCAGGAGGCTCCTTAACGAGGAGACGCTTCCATTCATATCGGCCCTGACCGCGCTGTCCTTCATGATCATGATGTTGAACATCCCGATCCCCGGCGGGACGAGCGGGCACGCCATCGGGACGGCGGTGATCGCCATCCTCTTCGGTCCCTGGACCGGCTTTCTCTCCGTGAGCCTGGTCCTTTTGATCCAGGCGCTCCTCTTCGGGGACGGGGGGATCACCTCCTTCCCGATCAATGCCCTGACCATGGGCTGCATCGCCGCCTTTACGGCCGCCTGGCTCTATCCGTTTCTTGAGAAGCGGATCCGGCGTTCCGTCGCCGCGTTTCTCTCCGGGTGGTCGAGCATCGTCCTCGCGTCGGTCGGGATTGCGCTGGCCCTCGGAATTCAGCCGGTGATCGCCGCCGACTCGGCCGGGAAACCGCTCTTCTTTCCTTTTCCGATTTCGGTGACCGTCCCGGCCCTGGTCGGTGCACACATGCTCTTCTTCGGCGTGGCGGAGGGAATTTTTACGGTCCTGGTCCTGAACTTCGTCCGGCGGATCCGTCCGGAGGGCTTTCCTGTGGAGGTGAGAGATGAAGAAGAATAA